In Bacillus rossius redtenbacheri isolate Brsri chromosome 9 unlocalized genomic scaffold, Brsri_v3 Brsri_v3_scf9_2, whole genome shotgun sequence, one DNA window encodes the following:
- the LOC134543288 gene encoding involucrin-like yields the protein MVFHYSDRKEAKASDGLRVCSGPIRTKCCETSSKLVGMKLTPFASSCLQRKVLHKPASKPVSNSASKSDSNPASKPVSNPASKPVSNPASKPVSKTISNPANKQARRAVITLDAHTRRSGSFEEEEKERKKEKIWRRAEGCFGGEPMQLGNRHQTERHRTERHQTERHQTERHQTVRHQTERHQTERHQTERHQTVRHQTERHQTERHQTERHQTERHQTERHQTERHQTVRHQTERHQTERHQTERHQTVRHQTVRHQTERHQTERHQTERHQTERHQTERHQTERHQTERHQTVRHQTERHQTERHQTERHQTERHQTERHQTVRHQTERHQTERHQTERHQTERHQTERHQTERHQTVRHQTERHQTERHQTERHQTERHQTVRHQTERHQTERHQTERHQTVRHQTERHQTERHQTERHQTERHQTERHQTERHQTERHQTERHRTVRHQTERHQTERHQTERHQTERHQTERHQTERHQTERHQTERHQTERHQTERHRTVRHQTERHQTERHRTVRHQTERHQTERHQTERHQTERHQTERHQTERHQTERHQTERHQTERHQTERHRTVRHQTERHQTERHRTVRHQTERHQTERHQTERHQTERHQTERHQTERHQTESHQTERHQTERHQTVRHQTERHQTERHQTERL from the exons ATGGTGTTCCATTACTCCGACCGCAAAGAAGCAAAAGCGAGCGACGGACTTCGGGTGTGTTCGGGTCCGATCCGCACTAAATGTTGTGAAACGAGCAGTAAACTGGTTGGAATGAAGCTGACTCCGTTCGCGTCATCTTGCCTGCAGCGCAA ggttctTCACAAACCAGCCAGCAAGCCAGTCAGCAACTCAGCCAGTAAGTCAGACAGCAACCCAGCCAGCAAGCCAGTCAGCAACCCAGCCAGCAAGCCAGTCAGCAACCCAGCCAGCAAGCCAGTCAGCAAGACAATCAGCAACCCAGCAAACAAACAAGCCAG GCGGGCAGTAATTACACTGGACGCGCACACGCGACGATCGGGAAGTTTTGAAGAagaggagaaagaaagaaagaaagaaaaaatatggcGGAGGGCGGAAGGTTGTTTTGGAGGAGAGCCAATGCAGTTGGGGAACAG GCACCAGACCGAAAGGCACCGGACCGAAAGGCACCAGACTGAAAGGCACCAGACCGAAAGGCACCAGACCGTAAGGCACCAGACTGAAAGGCACCAGACTGAAAGGCACCAGACCGAAAGGCACCAGACCGTAAGGCACCAGACCGAAAGGCACCAGACTGAAAGGCACCAGACCGAAAGGCACCAGACTGAAAGGCACCAGACTGAAAGGCACCAGACCGAAAGGCACCAGACCGTAAGGCACCAGACTGAAAGGCACCAGACTGAAAGGCACCAGACCGAAAGGCACCAGACCGTAAGGCACCAGACCGTAAGGCACCAGACTGAAAGGCACCAGACCGAAAGGCACCAGACTGAAAGGCACCAGACTGAAAGGCACCAGACCGAAAGGCACCAGACTGAAAGGCACCAGACCGAAAGGCACCAGACCGTAAGGCACCAGACCGAAAGGCACCAGACTGAAAGGCACCAGACCGAAAGGCACCAGACTGAAAGGCACCAGACCGAAAGGCACCAGACCGTAAGGCACCAGACCGAAAGGCACCAGACTGAAAGGCACCAGACCGAAAGGCACCAGACTGAAAGGCACCAGACTGAAAGGCACCAGACCGAAAGGCACCAGACCGTAAGGCACCAGACTGAAAGGCACCAGACTGAAAGGCACCAGACTGAAAGGCACCAGACCGAAAGGCACCAGACCGTAAGGCACCAGACTGAAAGGCACCAGACTGAAAGGCACCAGACTGAAAGGCACCAGACCGTAAGGCACCAGACTGAAAGGCACCAGACTGAAAGGCACCAGACCGAAAGGCACCAGACCGAAAGGCACCAGACTGAAAGGCACCAGACTGAAAGGCACCAGACCGAAAGGCACCAGACCGAAAGGCACCGGACCGTAAGGCACCAGACCGAAAGGCACCAGACCGAAAGGCACCAGACCGAAAGGCACCAGACCGAAAGGCACCAGACCGAAAGGCACCAGACTGAAAGGCACCAGACCGAAAGGCACCAGACCGAAAGGCACCAGACTGAAAGGCACCAGACTGAAAGGCACCGGACCGTAAGGCACCAGACCGAAAGGCACCAGACCGAAAGGCACCGGACCGTAAGGCACCAGACCGAAAGGCACCAGACCGAAAGGCACCAGACTGAAAGGCACCAGACTGAAAGGCACCAGACCGAAAGGCACCAGACCGAAAGGCACCAGACCGAAAGGCACCAGACTGAAAGGCACCAGACTGAAAGGCACCAGACTGAAAGGCACCGGACCGTAAGGCACCAGACCGAAAGGCACCAGACCGAAAGGCACCGGACCGTAAGGCACCAGACCGAAAGGCACCAGACTGAAAGGCACCAGACCGAAAGGCACCAGACTGAAAGGCACCAGACCGAAAGGCACCAGACTGAAAGGCACCAGACCGAAAGTCACCAGACCGAAAGGCACCAGACCGAAAGGCACCAGACCGTAAGGCACCAGACCGAAAGGCACCAGACCGAAAGGCACCAGACCGAAAGGCTCTAG